A single window of Nicotiana sylvestris chromosome 5, ASM39365v2, whole genome shotgun sequence DNA harbors:
- the LOC138868656 gene encoding secreted RxLR effector protein 161-like, giving the protein MRSIPYSSIVGSLMYAQTCKRSNISFAVGILGKYQSNPGIDHWKAAKKVLRYLKGTKDYMLMCRRSKHLEVVGYSDSDFAGCIDTRKSTFSYLFQLAEGATSWKSAKQSVIATSMMEEEFVACFEATIHAYCQQNFISGLGVVDTITKLLKIYCDNSTAVFFSKNDKYSKGAKHMELKYFTAKEEVQKQRVSLEHIRTDLMIADPLMKGLQPKIFKEHVHRMGLDCICD; this is encoded by the coding sequence ATGAGATCAATTCcttactcttctattgttggtagTCTGATGTATGCTCAGACTTGCAAAAGATCGAATATTAGTTTTGCGGTCGGAATATTAGGAAAATATCAGAGTAACCCAGGAATTGATCACTGGAAAGCTGCAAAGAAAGTTTTGAGGTACCTGAAAGGAACAAAGGATTACATGCTCATGTGTAGGAGATCCAAGCATTTGGAAGTTGTTGGATACTCGGATTCAGATTTTGCTGGATGTATTGACACTAGAAAATCTACGTTCAGTTATTTGTTCCAATTAGCTGAAGGAGCAACATCGTGGAAGAGTGCCAAACAGTCTGTCATTGCTACATCCATGATGGAAGAAGAATTTGTGGCATGTTTTGAAGCCACAATTCATGCATATTGTCAGCAAAACTTTATTTCAGGACTTGGGGTTGTCGACACCATTACCAAGCTGCTAAAAATTTACTGTGATAATTCTACAGCAGTATTCTTCTCCAAGAATGATAAGTACTCCAAGGGTGCCAAACATATGGAATTAAAGTACTTTACCGCCAAGGAAGAAGTTCAGAAACAAAGAGTGTCACTTGAGCATATTAGAACAGATCTCATGATTGCAGATCCGTTAATGAAAGGTTTACAACCAAAGATATTTAAAGAACATGTACATAGAATGGGTCTTGACTGCATTTGTGATTGA